In Streptomyces sp. TLI_146, the genomic stretch CGACGGGGTTGGCGACCAGTCCGGGCCGGCTTGTGGTGCGGTGAGCCGGGCGCTCCGGGCGGGGTTGCGGAGCAGCGCGTGCAGCCCGTTGCCGATGAGGTTCATGGTCGTGTCGTGGCCCACCAGCAGCAGTAAATAGGCGGTGGAGCGCGGCTCCTCCTCGCTTATCACCCCGCTGCCGTCGCCAGCCCGTGCGAGCACACTCAGCAGGTCCGTTCCGCCCTGCTCACCCTCTGTGTGTTCGCCCGCGATCAGGACGTACAAGAGGGCGTGCAGTTCGCCTTCCGCACGGCCGGGGTGCAGGCCCGCAGCGGGGGCGATGGTCACCATCAGGGTGT encodes the following:
- a CDS encoding cytochrome P450, translated to MIGKAAPARQPFSTHTAHQLLDRIEQHTYVDVMGDFAAPLTLRMICAILGVPAELDSAATRDTLMVTIAPAAGLHPGRAEGELHALLYVLIAGEHTEGEQGGTDLLSVLARAGDGSGVISEEEPRSTAYLLLLVGHDTTMNLIGNGLHALLRNPARSARLTAPQAGPDWSPTPSRNCCAATHRYETPHFGAPQNRSVSTDSRSPRAPSSVS